CTTCTCACGTCCAGAatcccttcctgttcctgccgTCTCACTCCTGGCTTGGTCAGGCCTGTTACCATAGCCAGTGGGCCTGCAAGCCTTTCTTTCACACGCCCTCCCCATTAGTCCCCAGAGCTCTTTGCATGACAGtgattaccccccccccccaaacacactgGGTGACTCCACTCCTGGGGGAGCCGGTTCACAACTGTGGCAGTCACAAGGCCTCTGGCCGCCAGTGGGGAAGGAGCCCGTGGGGAAGAATACCATGGAAGGGGCTACTGGGGGGGTCACAGGTCACATCCTGACCCCCCAGCTCTTGGCCACCAGCTGAGTTGGCCCGGAGCTGCTGCCCAGGACCCTGGGGGAGATTGGAAGAGGGCTTTAGAGAGGATTCTGGGGCTGTACTGTGGGTCCCCCCTGGTTGCTTCTGGGTGCCATAGGATACAGGCTACAGTCTGTCCCTGCTGGGCCCTGCAGTGTACTGGCCAGTGCACCCACTTCAACGCTAGGAGCGCCCCTGGCGGTGGCAACATCATCCAACACCAGACAAACTGGCTTAATAGCCCTCCTACCTGTCTTCCCAGGCTTtgggaaatgggaggaggaggatcaggagtttgtgATGACCCtgagctacgtgagaccctgtctgaaccCCTGAACCCCATTCAGTATTACTTCAGCAAGTCTCCCTGGAAGGGGACGCCCTCTCTGGACAGCCACAGCGTGGAGGGATTGTGTCGCCTCTGCTTATAGCCCTCTGTGGGTGCTGATAGTgctccctgtctgcctgctggGGAGCACCTATGAGTGTCCAGGCCTTCCTGGATGACAGTCTGTTGTGGGTTTTCCCCCCAGATGGAGGACGGTCACACACTCTTCGATTACGACGTGCGCCTCAATGACACCATTCAGCTGCTGGTGCGCCAGAGCCTGGCGCTGCCTCTCAGTACGAAGGAACGGGACTCGGAGCTTTCCGACTCTGACTCTGGCTACGGCGTAGGCCAGAGTGAGTCGGACAAGTCGTCCATGCACGGCGAAGGGGCCGCTGAAGGGGACGACAAGATCGTGTGGGAGGACACGGAGCTAGGGCTGTACAAGGTAAGGCTCCCTGTGGTTGTGTGGAGATGTGACGGTGGCTTTCTGGGTTTGCTCCCAACCCAGATACATAACACTGCCAACCCTGGTAATGCCTGGGCCTCTCTCCCCGTCACTCTGCTGACAGCTGCCCAGGGTCGCTTGGGACTCCTTGGTGACTCCACTGTAGTCAGTACCTGCAGGTGTCACCTCTACAGCTGGCCTGTAGCTGCCATTTCGAATTCACACCTCTCTCCAGGGAGGTTTGACAAACTGGAGGTTGAGCCTCCCTGGGACACCTAGGCAATATGGTTGAGGCTGAACAAAGTCTCCTGCAGAAGGTGTTTGTTAAACTGAGTCATCCAGAGTAGTCCAGTCCCGACCAGTGTTGAGCTTGGCTGCCAGATGGAGCATATGGCTCACACCCGCCATCCTcatactctggaggctgaggcagcgcAGCACGCTACAGTGTgtaaggctaacctgggctacagagtgaggcctgtAGGCATAGCTGGGTGCAGACACCCTTGCCTGACACATGTAGCCCTGGATTCAATCGCCAGCACTACCAAAGTCAGACGAAACCTTGGTTGTGCTGGGCGGTGCCCCTGCACTGCACAACTCAAATCCTTGACTGATCCTGCACTGCTTGCTGGGTCCTCTGAGCCGACTTGCTTTCTGTAGGTTAATGAGTACGTGGATGTGCGTGACAACACCTTGGGTGCGTGGTTTGAGGCCCAGGTGGTCCAGGTACAGAAGAAAGCCCCAGCTCAGGAAGATCCCTGCAGCTCCAGTGCCATTACCACCCCGGAGGATGACATCATGTACCATATCAAATATGATGAGTGAGTACCACTGGGAGTCTACAGCATAGTCCCAAGCCCTGCCCTGCACTCTCCAAGCGACTGCTGCCTGGCGGTGAGGGTGGGGAAGCCATGGAAGGCTTGTTTCCATTTGAGACTGTTTAGACAAAGCACCCTCTTCCCCAAGGCTTCCTAGTGATAGGAGTCCAGCCATGTTTCTGTTTGGTCTGTAAGGGCGTGGAGATCTTTCCTGTGTCCTTGGTCTCAACCATCACAGGAAGATCTTGGGTGTTAGAGTCCTGGGACAACAGAGCATTGCAGGTCCTGGTTCCACATGGTTATTGGGCCTGCGCAGTGTCACAGGTAGTGAGGAGAGGCCTCCGGTGGGCAGCTAAGTCATGGTCATCTGTGTCCTTGGGTCTAGGAGGCCACAACACTTTATTCCTAAGACCAGCATCCCATAGTGGAGGGAGACCCCTGTCCTTATGGCTTTGCTGAACTCTACTTCCCTCTCCTGGTCAAATGCTGGGGTTTTGCCATCAATCCTGATTGGAGGGAGGGGTGCTGTCATTTCTGTCCATGGCCTGGGTGGCTCTCTGACCTGCCTAGGGTGGTTCCCTCAAGACAAAGTAGATGGTACAAATCCCAGTAGCACAAATTGGCACCTTGTTGAGATTTCCATGTTCTAACTCTGAGATCATGTGTGGCCCCTTGCTTGTTGTtgtcaataaagctttattgaaaTAGTCAGCCATTTAGTGTGGAAGTCCTTGGCAGAGGATGTTTGCTGAGCTGAGTTCTGTGATGGACCTGAAAGTTAATGAATCTGAGGTGGTATAGCTCGCAACTTCCCAGAGAACATGCCTTAACAACAGGTGGGAGAGTCCTCTGTGTGAAGTTGTCACCTCTGGCTGCAGTCTTTTTTCAGATGCATATGCCTCTGACACACAGAGGTCATTCTGTGCATGGATGGGGAGAAACATTCACTTGGCCTTTGAATGGTTCCAAAGTCTGATCCTGGGCCAACCGTTCCAAGTTGCTCTGACTTGGAGTTCTGGGCATGTGGCCACAATGTCTGCTACTGTCTGTCACGTCTCTCAAGAGAACCCAGAGCTGTCCCTACTCCAGCAGGCACACCTAGCCGCAAAAGTTTCACTTTCAAATTGCCACCTCTCTAGATCCTGGGATGGGGACGGAGTCACTTTGGGAGGCCACATCTCTCCGTATGTCCCACAAACCTGAATCACCAGCATAGACACTGGGGTCACCCAGAATATGGCTGCCCATGCTAACCACATCTCTGGCCCTGTGAAGGGACAGCGTGTGGTGGCCTGGTAGATCTGAGATTGGGCCTTGACTTACAGCTACCCAGAGCATGGAGTGGAGGTTGTCAAAGCCAAGGATGTCCGGGCTCGTGCCCGAACTGTGATCCCGTGGACCGACCTGGAGGTGGGCCAGGTGGTAATGGTAAACTACAACGTGGACTACCCCCGGAAACGTGGCTTCTGGTATGACGCTGAGATCTCTAGGAAGCACCAGACCAGGACAGCGCGTGAGCTGTATGGCAACGTCATGCTCGTGTGAGTGGCCTGCTCGGGCAGGGACCCTGACGTCGTCTCTTATCCTCCCGCCAGGCCCCCCTTGGCCTAGTCTGGCTCCAGGCCTTCAGACCTGGCTTTCTGGatgcttctgtgtgtttatcagcATTGTCTCCATGCTGTGGGAAGGTGTGGGCCTGAGTAGTTCTTGGAGGCCTTGCCAGCCTGCATGTAGCAGTCTTGTGTGTATATGGGAGGGCTCCAGGGCTCTCTATGAGCATTTGCCTCGCTGTCTTGCCCAGGCTCTCTCCAGACTCCCACCTCAGTGagtaagagctcttgctgtgtaaacatgaggaccttagttcaaatccccagcacccacataaaagccacgtgtagagggctggaaagattggcttagaggttaagagcactgtctccttcctcttccagaggtcctgagttcaattcccagcaaccacatggtggcttgtaaccatctatagtgagatctggtgccctcttctggcaggcaaggcacacatgcaggcagaacattgtatacacaataagtaAGTCTTgcccggcatggtggtgtacgtctttaatcccagcacttgggtggtagaggcaggcggattgctgtgagttcaaggccagcctggtctacaaagtgagtctaggacagccaaggctacacagaaagaccgtgtctcgaaaaatgaaaaacaacaacaaaacttccaaacaagtaaataagtcttaaacaaaacaaaacaaaagccatgttGCAGAAGCTAGCACTACAGTAGGGACATGGGAAGTAAGGACACAATTCCTGGACGTGCTGGGCCAGCTGGCCTGGCATGTGCAGGCAGAAGTCGAGGATGGGCAGCCTCTGACCTGTAGGTGGCACAGGAGTGCCCATGTTACAGAGTGCGCACATGCAGAAACCAAAGGGGAGGAACCTGCCTGGGCTGGAGCTGTCCATCTTCCTGGTAGAGCTGAGGCCCCGCTCGGCCCCGCAGTGTTGTAATGGTCGGGATGTCCTGCAGGAACGGGTCTCAGCTCAATGACTGTCGCATCATGTTCGTGGATGAGGTCTTCAGGGTCGAGCTCCCTAATGAAAGGAGCCCCTTGATTGGGAGCCCCTCGCAACGTGAGTCTTGGTCGGGCCCTGAGTGCATCCTGGGTGCGGGTGGCAGTCCCAGGTGGCATGGTGGCCTGCTGCAGCCCCTCCCGCACTCCGGAACACAGGGAAGAGCGGCCCGTCCTGCCAGTACTGCAAGGACGACGAGAACAAGCTGTGTCGCAAGTGCGCCTGCCACGTGTGCGGCGGGCGCGAGGCTCCCGAGAAGCAGGTGCTGTGCGACGAGTGTGACATGGCCTTCCACCTGTACTGCCTGGAGCCCCCGCTCACCAGCGTTCCCCCTGAGCCTGAGTGGTGAGTGACAGACCTGCTGTCCAACCTGACATGCCCAGAAGGGAACTTTCAGACAGGCCGGGAGGTTGGCTAAGCCTCGCTGCATAGTTCTGCtatcctgagttcaaatcccagcactcacatcaaaTGCTGGGTGTGGCCAGCACATAGCCCTGGGAGTTCAGTGTTTCGGGGGAACGGTGCCAGGAGTTTGGCTGGCACCTGATAATTGCCAGCTTGGctgcaggctcagtgagagaaagCAGTCAGTGGAGTCTGGCTCATGTCTCTTAGGTCTGCCACTGTGTGCCCTGCCCCACTTGGGGAGCTTGTGTTCTTGACAGTGGTGTGTGCATTGggcccacttcctgtctgcctgaCCTGATGCAGGTGGGAAACCTGAGgctggcagagggaggagggctgtTGTCACATGGACCATGCCCTCTCATTTAATCAGCATTGCCGTTTGcctgtttttaagacagggtttctctgtgtagccctgcctgtcctggaactcactttgtagaccaggctggcctcgaacccacagagacctgcctggctctgcctcctgagtgctgggattaaaggtgtgcgccaccaccacccagctcttgtttgattttcttttctttctttttttaaaaactatatatttatttattatcatgtatacagtgctctgcctgcacatgcacctacagtccagaagagggcaccagatctcattatagatggttgtgagccaccatgtggttgctgggaattgaactcaggacctctggaagagcacacggtgctcttaacagctgagccatctctccagccctcttgtttgATTTtctataatttacttttattgttattatacttgtgtgtgtgtgcaagtaagtagagtgcccacagaggccagagatgtcaCATCTTCccggagctggagtgacaggtgctCGTGAGCCCAATAATGCATGGGCTGGGAACcgaaccccagtcctctgtaggagcagccagggctagacCACTGCACCATTGCTCTAGCTAGGAGCAGCCAGGGTTAGACCACTGCGCCATTGCTCAAGCTctgttctttgttgttggtttgttgtggggtttttaatttttccccaagacagatttctctttgtagccttagctgtccttgactcactttgtagaccaggctagcctggaactcacagagatctgcctgcttctgccttcccggtgctgggattacaggtgtgcgccaccacagccactgCTTCCCGCTCTGTTCTTGAGGGTGttttgggagtggggtggggtgggggtggggctctttttgagacagggtctgattTTGTAGCCCAGCCTGCTTTGAACTggagcagcctctgcctctggtctCCTTCTGACCTGCTGTAAATACAGGCATGAGCAGCTCTGCCTGGCTTCTGAAGTTTTTAGTTCTTCTCATAAGTTAAGGTGATAAGGAGTAGAGCTTTAGGtctggttctgttttgttgtttttgttttctttctccccttcaagacggtctctctgtgtagctctgactggcctggaactcattttgtagaccaggctgccctcagatcCAGAgattttgtctgcctctgccgGCTGAGtcctggaatcaaaggtgtgcgccacagtgCCTCCATGACCCACTGTGGGGttcttaaaaagaatttttttgttgttactttgtgtgtgtgtataactttgggggctggttctctcctttgtGTAGGTCTTGGGGATTGAAGTCAAGtcctcagacttggtggcaagactttacctgctgagctgtttcACTGGCCTTCTGCAGGCAGGGCTCTTAGCGGAAGGCTAAGAAAACTCATGTCCTGTGGAAATCCTACAACAGCTGGGcatgttggcgcatgcctttaatcccagcacttgggaggcagaggcaggtagattgctgtgagttcgaggccagcctggtctacaaagcgagaccaggacagccaaggctacacagagagactctgtcttgaaaaacaaaacaaaagaaccccagAAACCCTACGACAGTAGGGATGGTCCAGCCTGGAGTTTGACCGTGTGGCTTTGGCTGTACATGGATGGTGGAGCATACCCAAAGCTGTCTGGGGACCCAAGTTGGTGATTTGACTCAGCTCCAGGGACCACATGGGCTGGGTGGCCCTGTCTTGGGCCTGTGTGTGATGCATGGGGGAAGGACACTCTCCGTCCTACACGCGGGCATCAGGCGACATGCAGGTGAGGTTCTTGTTGTCCTAGGTACTGTCCTAGCTGCCGGACTGACTCCAGCGAGGTGGTGCAAGCTGGGGAAAAGCtaaagaagagcaagaagaaggcGAAGATGGCATCGGCCACCTCATCCTCTAGGCGGGACTGGGGCAAGGTGAGGCCCACACATTGCATCTTGTCCCTGTCTCTATTCCTTACTCCCCTTTGCTCACACACTCCTTTCCACATGCAGGGCATGGCGTGTGTGGGACGTACCACGGAGTGTACTATTGTGCCCGCCAACCACTTCGGGCCCATCCCCGGCGTCCCCGTGGGGACCATGTGGCGCTTCAGAGTCCAGGTATCTGCTGACCCCACAGGGtttcagacatttttttctgtcGAGTTTGTGTCTCTAATGCTTGCTGAGTGAGGTCCAGGCATGTGCCGGCTTGGGAGAGGGTACCAGGTTGCAGCATGACCTTACACCCCTGTCACAGCCAGCTCTTATGTGGTGGCTGTACTCGGCCATCGGGCCAGTGTGCTCTTGTCAAGAGCCGTCATCCTGGGGAACAATAGAGGGTTACAGTCGCCAGGAGATCAAAACAGCTCTCTCACTGGTGTTCTTAGGTCAGCGAGTCTGGTGTGCATCGGCCACATGTGGCGGGCATCCATGGCCGGAGCAACGATGGTGCCTACTCGTTAGTGCTGGCAGGCGGCTATGAAGATGATGTGGTAAGCCTCCTTCACCACCACTTGGCTCCTCTCCTTTTTAGCTGTGTCTCAGCTCTAGCTCTTACCGCCATCCAGCACTATTGATGTCAAGTGTCGCACCTGCCTCTGCATAGCCTGTGGGGATTCTGTGTCGTTCTCCCCAGTCTCCACACTGGGGCCTGCCCTCGGCGCTGGCCGGAGTTGGCCAGACCATGCCATGCTCTCAACATGTGTCAGTCACTTTTGTCGGACCTAACAGTGTCTCCAGACAACAAGAGTAGTGACACTTGAGGTTCATTAATGCTGGAGAAAGAGATGTCACGAGGTGTGACCTATAAGCACAAGAGTGAGTCCTGAttttataaggaaagaaaaatcaactcTGAAGATGCGGCAGCTGAGAGTGTTGAGCTGTGCTGGCTACTCAGTCTGCTGCTGTGTGGGGTTGGCTACTTAAATAGAAGGGGAGGTGGGAGATTACAGGGTGAGGTGAACACTGCACCCATGGTGGGGGTGGATCAGGCCTCCCTTCTGGACAAAGGAACACCGCATGTTCAGCAACATGAAGAATCAGGTGCCACTGACTGTACCATCCACTTCTAGAACCTTGCATCTTCCTGGACATGCTAAGGCTGTCTCCTCAGATACTTTACTCAGTGTCAATAGTCCCCAGCACAccctgtcctttctctttctgtgggtCTGACTACTCTGGAGACCCCAGGGCATGGAGAACCTGTGCTgtgtcttttgtgtctggctCATGTCACTAAGCATTGCTCCTTCGAGATCCTTCCACACTAAAACAGGACTCAGTGGCATTTCAAAGAGCTGtgcttggtttttctttcagtctgttcttgttgttgtttggtttttcgagataggattttgctgtgtagccttggctgtcctggactcactttgtagactaggctggcctcgaactcacagcgatctgcctgcttctgcctcccgagtgctgggattaaaggtgtgtgccaccgcacctggcttttcttttcagttgttAAGGGTGCCTGTGTGGATCTTCTGGGCCCACTGTGTGCTGCGGCCCCTTCACTGTGGCCTTGAGTCTGCCATATTCGTGCTGCCTGAGTTTCACACACCTGTCCTCACTGAATTGGGCAGGGCTTTCTCACCCCCTGTGCTGAGGGCTCATCCGATGGTCCTTCCCCACTGCAGGACAACGGTAATTCCTTCACATACACCGGAAGTGGTGGCCGAGACCTTTCTGGTAACAAGCGAACTGCCGGCCAGTCCTCTGACCAGAAGCTTACTAATACCAACAGGTGTGTGGTGGGGAAAAGGCCTCTCCCTCCTTGTGCCCGCTGTCCCCGTCTCAGGAACTTCCTGGCTGTATCCAgtgcttattttatgtgtcttctgTTTGCTTCATGATGGATCTGTGTCCTGTGGCCACAACCCCAGCCAGGGGTTTCAGTTTAATCTTTCTGGAGGCAAGTTTCTGGGCCTTGAGGCCTCCACTAGGAGGCAGCACTCGGCAGACGTGTGGCACATGGGCAGGACATGAAAGTGAAAAGGACAGCGGGAGTCTCACCATTCTCTTGGATGCTGCTGGGCCCCGCCCCTTACAGCCTCCACCGCTCCTTGCTGCTCTGCCCCAGGGACCCAGCCATCAGCGCCGGGACTAATGGAGACATTTAGTCTGTCTGCATCCCTTGGgcacagtgtccacagaggccagaagggggcattggatcTCTTGGGACTGTAGACAGCTGTGAAGtgccagggattttttttttttaaagattttatttatttattatgtatgcagtgctcgcaggccagaagaaggcattagatcacatttagatggttgtgagtcaccatgcggtggctgggaattgaactcaggactcttaacctctgagccatctctccagcccaactgccAGGGATCTTGTCCtggtattctgttggtgatgaaGGCCCCGTGTATCGATGGATGCCAGGATGTCCCTTTGTGTGTGGGGGAACATGCTGTGACGTCCCTTTCCTGTCCTGCCTCCCCAAAGGGCTCTAGCCCTCAACTGCAATCATCCAATCAATGAGAAAGGTGCAGAGGCTCTTGACTGGCGTCAGGGGAAGCCAGTGCGCGTGGTCCGCAACATGAAGGGCGGGAAACACAGCAAGTACGCGCCCGCAGAGGGTAACCGCTACGATGGCATCTACAAGGTGAGCAGTGAGCTCCTGCCCATGTCCTCGTGCCCATGTCCCCCAGTTCCTGCACTGCGCTGCACCAGCTGTGCTGTCCTTTCCACAGGTGGTGAAATACTGGCCAGAGAAAGGTAAATCTGGCTTTCTTGTGTGGCGCTATCTCTTGCGACGGGATGACACAGAGCCTGGGCCTTGGACCCGAGAGGGCAAGGACCGCATACGGCAGCTGGGGCTCACGATGCAGGTGGGTggccctggaggtcagaggtcaaggtgTCAAGGGGCTCCAGCTCTCATCTTTGGAGCTTGTCCGTTGTGGGGGAGCTTGGGGTGAGGGCACTTGGACTACTTGGAGGCCTTAGGCTTTCTAGGGTTCCTGGCCCTCAGGAAGCTGGCcttgagagttcaagaccaacctgggccaCATACCTTCCTGGGTGATGGCACTGTGACCCTGTAGAACGGATGGGCTGAGTCCTGACTCTTGCCTCCCACCCCTTCCTTGTCAGTACCCTGAAGGCTACTTGGAGGCCTTGGCCAGCAAGGAGAAGAACAGGAAGCGCCCGGCCAAGGCCTTGGAACAGCAAGAACCCTCACCCTCCAAGACCGGCAAATGCAAGCGCAAGTCCACAGGTAGGTGCCCACCTATCTGGACTTCCTGTCCATCCTGACTTCCCATCCGTCCCATGTCTGACGTGTGCTCACTGGCGTTGCTGTACTCCTCACAGGCCTTGCTCTGcctccccccccttccctccaggCGCGGTCACCTCCAACTCCCGTGTGTCTAAGAAGAGCAAACTGGAACCCTATACACTCCCAGTGCAGCAGGCCAACCTCATCAGGGAGGACAAGAGCAACGCCAAGCTGTGGGATGACGTGCTAAGTTCACTTCAGGATGGGCCGGTGAGCCACCGGGGGGCCCTAGCTC
This genomic interval from Acomys russatus chromosome 31, mAcoRus1.1, whole genome shotgun sequence contains the following:
- the Uhrf1 gene encoding E3 ubiquitin-protein ligase UHRF1, which translates into the protein MWIQVRTMDGKETHTVDSLSRLTKVQELRKKIEELFHVDPQLQRLFYRGKQMEDGHTLFDYDVRLNDTIQLLVRQSLALPLSTKERDSELSDSDSGYGVGQSESDKSSMHGEGAAEGDDKIVWEDTELGLYKVNEYVDVRDNTLGAWFEAQVVQVQKKAPAQEDPCSSSAITTPEDDIMYHIKYDDYPEHGVEVVKAKDVRARARTVIPWTDLEVGQVVMVNYNVDYPRKRGFWYDAEISRKHQTRTARELYGNVMLVNGSQLNDCRIMFVDEVFRVELPNERSPLIGSPSQPPPALRNTGKSGPSCQYCKDDENKLCRKCACHVCGGREAPEKQVLCDECDMAFHLYCLEPPLTSVPPEPEWYCPSCRTDSSEVVQAGEKLKKSKKKAKMASATSSSRRDWGKGMACVGRTTECTIVPANHFGPIPGVPVGTMWRFRVQVSESGVHRPHVAGIHGRSNDGAYSLVLAGGYEDDVDNGNSFTYTGSGGRDLSGNKRTAGQSSDQKLTNTNRALALNCNHPINEKGAEALDWRQGKPVRVVRNMKGGKHSKYAPAEGNRYDGIYKVVKYWPEKGKSGFLVWRYLLRRDDTEPGPWTREGKDRIRQLGLTMQYPEGYLEALASKEKNRKRPAKALEQQEPSPSKTGKCKRKSTGAVTSNSRVSKKSKLEPYTLPVQQANLIREDKSNAKLWDDVLSSLQDGPYQVFLSKVKEAFQCICCQELVFRPVTTVCQHNVCKDCLDRSFRAQVFSCPACRRDLDHSSPTQVNRPLQTILNQLFPGYGSGR